The window TTGGTAATAAGAAAATGGATATATTTATACACATCCGTTGGGATTGAACGTGATTAAAGATAAGTTCATCAGCCTACCTCCTCTGGTTAACGATTGATGCTCATGTAAGATGTCGAAACAATCGCTCCACGTATAATTTTCAACAATATGTATGACATTTCGAATATTTATCATAAATGGtggtaaatttctcaatttctttggaattctttttttcttattaaaaGAAAGATAACTTTCATTGAATCAGAAAAAGGCAGCAGAAGGGTTGAAAGGTATGCCTAAGGCTTCGTGCTTATAACATTGTGAGAACCCAAAGTTtctaccaaaaataaaaaataataattgatgCATTTTGCAATTTAAGAATCATGGTACATAGATGAGATCAAAAGAGTGCTCTTTTGCCATAAATTACATGCTACACTGACGAGGGCTTTTCACTTCCACCACCAATCTCCAATCATACTGTTTGGATGTCTGCTTATATATGTGGTTAAGTTCGGTTAGTGATACTGTCTGATGTATAATAAAAACATCATTTctccaatggtttgactggtagtAGATTAGGATTATGATCAGGAATGCGACACCAGTGGTGGAAATTAAGCTATGGAAAAGCCTCCACCATATGTGAGTTCCCAATTTGTTTTGGACATTGACTTGCTTCCACGTTGCTTGACTTTGACTAGTGACAATTTTGTTGGACACATCTTCGTGTGAAGCGTTCAGCCTCATCCAGGAGTTCCCTCCTGACAACTTTCTCCTCTAACGGGGCACTCACGCATACGTTAGACAAATATGAGCTTATATACACATATGAGAGCTGCCGGCTTTAGGGGTAGAGCTCACCGTTAAACATGGGCGGGAGAACCCCTCTTGTTGTCCTCACCTTTTCTCTTGCTGTTCTGAGCATTGAGCTTGGGATTTCTCATGGCTGCCGAGAGACGGAGAGGAAAGCCCTCATCGACTTCAAGCGTGGACTTCATGATCCTTCCAATCGTCTCTCTTCCTGGGTCGGCGAGGACTGTTGTGCGTGGGAAGGAGTTGGCTGCAGCAACATCTCTGGTCATGTTATCAAGCTGGATCTTCGAAATAGACGTCGGACGTATCTAACTGAGGACTGCACTCATCAGGAAGTTTATTATGATCCAGGATGCAAATGGGCAGTGCGTGGTGACATGACTCCATCACTGCGTTCTCTCCAACAACTTAGTCACCTGGACCTCAGTGGCAACTATTTTACGCATAAACCTATCCCCAAGTTCTTGGGAGCTTTCAGAAGACTAACATATCTTAACCTCTCAGGTGCAGGCTTCATGGGTAGAATACCTGACCAGCTCGGAAATCTATCCACTTTGCAGCACCTCGACCTTTCTTATAACTGCTATGGGGATGATGAAGATGGTGGCTTCTTCTGCTTGTACCTTGAGAACACGAGATGGATCTCAATGCTCACTTCCCTTCGGCATCTTAACATGACTGGTGTCCGTTTTACAAATGCGGCCAACTGGTTCCAAGATTTGAATGCACTACCACATATACAAGAGATTGAATTAAGTTCTTGTGAATTAGGGACCTTTCCACGTTCGCTGTCTCATGCCAACTTCACATCTCTCACCACTCTTGATTTACGATACAATGATATAAACTCCACCATACCAGATTGGGTGTTCAATATTACTAGCCTCGAGTTCCTTTATCTTGGTGGGAATGAAATATACGGATTCTTTCCTAATTCTATTGCGAAGTTGACATCTCTCAAGGCACTCGACTTGTTTGGGAGTATGTTCCAAGATGACTTCATGAGATTAGCTCCTATATCCAACCTCTGCAAGCTCCAAATTCTCGATCTAAGCTATGTGCCTATTAACGATGTCCTTGCCAATTTGAAAATGGTTTTCTCTGGATGTCTTAGGAATAGCATGGAGGAATTGTACCTCGGAGGCACCCAACTGAGTGGTTTCTTTCCGGATTGGCTAGGGAACATCAAGAAACTTAAATCTCTTGATCTTTCTTTCAACTCCCTCTGTGGATCAGTGCCTGCATCTATCGGGAATCTATCATTGCTGCAACATTTAGTTTTATATTCTAATGATTTGAATGGGACGATTTCGGAAGGCATCGGACAACTGAAGAGCCTTGTTGATTTGGATCTCTACAATAACTCGTTGAGCTTATCGGAGGATGACTTGGTTAATCTATCGAGTTTGAAGTATTTGGACATTTCGTACAACTTCATTGAATTGAACAAAAGCGATGATTGGATCCCTCCTTTTCAGCTTCAAAGTCtctccatggatttctgtcaaataGGGCCCACGCCCCAATTTCCAAAATGGCTCCGAACACAAACCATTCTTCGTCGACTACAATTGTCAAATGCAGGTATCAAAGACATGTTTTTCGATAGGCTTCCTTCTAGTCTTGAGTATTTGGATCTTTCTTACAACTCTCTCAATGGATCATTGCCCGCATCTCTTGGAAACCTCTCTATGCTACGATATTTGATTTTACGTTCCAATTATCTGAGTGGGATGTTTCCGGAAGGCATCAAACGGTTGAAGGGCCTCGTCTATTTGAATCTTTACAATAACTCGTTGAGCTTATCGGAGGATGGCCTTGCTAATCTAtcaagtttgaaaattttggacatttCATACAACTCTATACACTTGAACAAAAGTGATGAGTGGATCCCTCCCTTTCAACTTAACAGACTTTATATGCAATTCTGCCAAATACTACCTACACCCCATTTTCCGAAATGGTTTCGTACACAAACCACTTTTGGTGAATTAGATTTATCAAATACAGGTATGAAAGAAACGATTCCCAATTGGCTTCCATCCGGTCTCGAATATTTGGATCTCTCCaataatatgattggtatgattgGCGGTGATGTACCATATTATTTTCCAAATCTAACTGTATTGGATCTCAGCAATAACTCGTTATCAGGATATCTTCCTCCAAAAATATCAATCATGATGCCAAGTCTGGAATATTTGTCTCTCTCCGACAATAAGATTACGGGTGAGATGCCACAATTCTTTCCAAAACTGAGATATTTGTTTCTTTCAAATAACTCATTCTCAGGAAATCTTCCACCAAGAATCTCAAACACAATGCCAAGCTTACGATGGTTTGATCTATCTACAAATAATATGAGTGGCCATATCCCCTTCTCTTATTGTCGATCCAGTAATTTGGAAAGGCTTCAGCTTTCCGAAAATAATTTGTCAGGAGAGGTTCCCAAATGCTGGAAAAATTCCTCAAATTTacttcttttagacttatcaagcAACAAATTAGTAGGTGGAGTCCCTGATTCGCTCTGTAATTTGCAAACGCTAGAGTCGCTGCACTTGAGTCACAACAATTTATCCGGGCCGATTCCTCATTGCTTAAAGAGTTGCACAGAACTAGCTACTCTCGACTTGGGCCACAATAACTTCATTGGGAATATACCAACTTGGATTGGAGAAAGCCTTTTGTACTTGAAGACACTTAGCTTACGCTCCAATGCCTTCACCGGCAACATTCCTCAATTATCTTCTCTACCATATATTCGTATCTTGGATCTCTCCAACAACAATCTTTCAGGAACAATACCACAGAGCTTCGGGGACTTCAGTGCGTTAAAAGGTGCTCATGCATATCATTGTTGTTACTTCAACAACAATACTCTCTCTGTGGAATATATGTGGCTCTTCGTAAAAGGAAGTGAAATCAAGTATACCACCACCAGACAACTTTCAATTGATACACTTATTGATCTCTCCAACAATAACTTATCAGGAAACATCCCTGAAGAGTTGGGGAATTTGCATGGATTGCGGAGCTTAAATCTGTCCGGAAATTATCTTACAGGTCAAATACCAAGAAGCATCGACGAAATGAAACAACTAGAAGTTCTCGATCTATCAAGAAATAATCTTTCGGGTGTAATTCCTTCCGGTTTGGCATCTTTGAATTTCTTGAACCAATTGAATTTATCATATAACAATCTTTCTGGAAGGATTCCCACTGGCTATCAGTTACAAACTTTTACTGATCCATCTATTTATGCTGGCAATCCAAATCTTTGTGGCCCTCCTCTCCCCAAAAATTGTACGGTGAATATAACGAAGGCTGATGAAGAAGAGCAAAATGATGATTCATTTGAGAGCAGAATTAAAACAATTTGGTTATACACAAGTATCACATTAGGATTTATTATCGGATTTTGGGCGATTTGTGGAAGCCTTTTGTTGTTACGGACATGGAGGATAGCGTACTTCCAcgccattgataatatatttgacAAGCTATACGTGGTGATAGTAGTGACCATGGCAAAATACAAAAGAAAGCTACGATGACTCTTGTTAGAGTGGGTCAACATGACTCATCCGACTTAAGCAATAGCAATGACATTGGTATATGTAGTACGCTCATGGTTTGCATGTCTTGTCATAAAACACTGTCACATGATTTTAATTTCTGCATGTTATAATGACTGTTATATGATCTGTTGATGTTTGTCTGTGTAGTTTGTTTGTCAAAACtttgtcatcaaaatatgagttcTCTGCCTATGGTTTATGCGCTGGCATTTTTTCCAAGCAGCAGTGTTTATGGTGTTCAATAAATGCGCTGGTATTTATTTGAGTAATTCGTCCATCCTCAACTTAATCTCAGCAGTTATGGGTATAAGATGCCAAGGGGGTTCCTTGGTTCCATTGATTCAATGATCGAGATGAGTGATTGAGAGTCCGATTGAATCTTTAGGCTGGTTATTTATAGTTCTTGAGCATGGTGGAACCCTTTCATCAATGGATTGTGCGCTTGTAAGGGAAGCTGCCCACAGCAGCAATGGTGGAGTTGGAAGTCGAGAGGAAGCAAAACCCAATACCTACGGTAAGTTCAGTAAAAAAGAATGAACCATCACATTACATAATATAGTCAAAAGTTTCACCCCTTGGGTTCGGATCCAgagaattgatttttttttaaaacagtaACAACTTTCATcgaaattaaagaaaaataacaAGAGGATTGGATGATATATCAGAATCACCCGCTTTATAAAAACATGAGAACCCACTGGTTCTTAGAAAAGCAACAAGCTGATGAACTTTGCTGTTGAGAGCCTTAGGGATAAAACTGTGAGCAATGATGTGAAGTTTGGCCATAAATAACGTTACATCAGAAATAATGACAGAAAGGAACCAAGGGATTTCCTTGGCACTGTTAACAATAGATATTAGTGATTGGGAGTCAGTTTGGATCCAGGGGTGGTGCCACTGCAGTGCCTCTGTGTGTTTCAGCGCCTCCAGGACAACGAGAGCCTCTGCCATTAGGGGATTCGATCAGCCCACAGCTAGCGATGAGTTTGCAGCAAAGAGGAAGATAAATCTGGTTCCTGCAGAAAATTCGAAGTGAAGTAAAAGATTTATCACATTGTAATATGTAGCCGTAGATCCCATTACCTGGTTGAGGGTACATAGTGCATATATTCCTAGTTTTCTCAGGCGAAGGACATGATTCAGCGATTTCATTGGTGAGGGCAATCACCCTGGAGACTATGGTAGGAGGTTTGGCATGACAGTTATGGAATCTGACCTCATTTCTATTGAGCCAAAGACAACAAAAAGAATAGGAAATGAGACTTAAGATCGTTCTAGAGATTTATTTGTCAGGACCATCTCCCTCGTGAAGCCAAGATAAGCCCATGTGTCAAAGAACTTGAAACAAATTTCACTTTGGCCTGGAGCAGATTCCAAAAAGAGAGGGCTGAAGAACATTGTAGGAGAATATGTGGGGAGGTATCTACCGAAAGGTGACATACAAAGCAATTATCTTGCTGGTGGCGTAGAATATGTGCAAAGAGGTCAGAGATGGGTAATCGGTTCCAGGAGAGTTTCCATAGAAAGAGTTTTACCTTTACGGGAGATAGGAAGGAGCCATATCGCCTTCTAGCCCTGCCAAACCTCCTCCTTAGAATCTGATTTGATATACCGATAGAAATCAATAGTAGACAACAAGCCTAGGGGATTGGATTGTCATATCCAAGTGTCCTCATCAAGAGCTCTAAGAATATGTATTCTAAATATTCGTTCAACTAGGGAACCGTGGAAGAGCCGCTCAAACAAAACAACATTCACGCGATTAGAAACCAAAAGATCAACCACAAGACAAAAATTGAAGATTTCCTCAATGTTTAAGTAATGTTTAAGCGATTTGAAAACAATGATGAACAGGAAGTCACACAGTTGCAACAATGAGAATCAGTAATTTCATGgagataaaattatcattaatttAAGCAATGTTAACATGAAGCACACTTAATAAATTTACCAACCATTAATCACCGCATGTCATATTGAAACAATTTGCAAAATAGGAAATGAATGGTATCAAGTGCACATCATACATTCATagacacatacacatacatacacatgGTCACACGAGGCATGCACATTCACACACACTGTTCAAGAGGAAAGGCTTAAAGAAGAAGGTATTAGGACATCAAGAGCCAGAGATCCTATGAAGTCTCAGTTTAGGCAAAAAGCAACATGTTAAATTTGATAAGAGGGGCCAAAAGTagacaagctctgataccaaagaaTATAAATACTAATCTTCTTATCGACATTAACCTAGCCAAAGACTAGCTTAGCTGGTAAAGACATTGATAGTTTATCGTAAGGTCTTGGACTCAAATACCACCTTTGTCGCttactcttaaaaaaaaaaagaaacccttgccaaagagaaaataaaatgaaATTTGCTCATAAGGTTCACTGCTATGAAATCACAACATACATTTCTGCTCACATATATTCTTATCAAGGTAGAACCACATAAATAACTTTCATCCCATTTTAAAAGGAATTTTCATCTATTGAATTTTAATTGTTTATCTCAACGTCTACTACTAAAGAAGAAAGGGCAGATGACTATTAAGATTATTCTTACCAGATAAGTTTTAGTCTCACCAACATAAGTCAAACTCGTTGCTCTGTTGGAGCAGAATTGCTGAGACCGACCAAAGAAAGCACAAGGATGTATCTTAACTGCCTGTCTACAACCAACTAACCAATTACATTTCACATTGGTAAAGCCCTCTCTGCTTCCCTTTCGATAAAATGATTCATGTGAACAGAATTCCAAGCTGCATAATAATGCATGTCGTAAGGTGCCAGAAAAGTATAATTTTACAACAAACATGGAATATGCATTTAAGGCCCATGGCAGGGAAAAAGAAAGTCGCAGTCTTCTAATCATCGAATACAACAAGGAAAATCTTACGAACAAAGCAATCCAAATCCTAGAGGAACAAAACGTCGAAGATCCTTCGACTTCCGTGACTCATCCCCAAGAAAAAGTTTCTACTATCATATGTGAAACGGTTTGAATGGCAATAATCGAAGCAATACGATCAAACATCAAGAAGAGTCAGAAAGATAACCAGAACAAAATTAGTTCCTGCAAACCCTAGATCGAAAAACACAGAAAACATCTTTTTCAAAGTACCGGTAATCAAGAATGGAATACACTTCACAATTCACCTAAAAACCATCTTATTGATCGATCTAACAGTACGCGAGCTTTAAGAAAAGGTAAATAAAGAACAGAAAACACGTTCTCAAATTACCAGTAATCAAGATTGGTATGGACCTCGTGATTCACCTAAAATCCATATTCTTGATCGATCTAGCAAGACGCGAGCGTCAAGAGAAAAGGGATAATCAAGAAAGGGAAGCGGCGTACAAGGGACGGTAACCATGAGGAGGATCTGGCGATGGAGACGGATCTAAGAGGAGAAATTTCTCTTGGTAAGGAATTTCCATTCCAATCTCGCACCGGAGCTCCTGCTGGTGCTCGCGTCGCCTCCGGTTCCGGCGACATACTCCAAAGAAGACGAGAGCAGCAACGAAGAAAAGATCAcgtagatgaggaggaggagctgcGAAAGCGGCCCTCTCGTCGGCGGCGACAGCTTCGACGGGGCTTCTGGAGACCAAGGTGCGTTCGCTCGATCTTCTTCGCCCGTTGGGCCGGAATTCAAATCTAACAGATCTTTATTCGACCCTGAGGTACGGGCTCGGGTTTTGTCGGATTCGATTTCAATATTCGACTCACCAGTCTGCATTTGTATAACCTTCAAGAGTAGAGTTTGAACAAATTCTGAACAAGATTAGAGCTCAAAATTTGTAGAAATAAGATAACGTTATAAGCTATTTCACAGATTAGATATCAAACATGTTTCAGAACAAATTCGAGTACTTAGCTACGACGACACATCATGTACCAACTTGGCAAAGAGATGGACCAAATTCACATGCCCCATGCCTCGAGCCTTCCATTGTGATGGCAACATAACCAAATATAAGCAATATATAAATTGGTACAAGCTTCTTGATCTGAACATTCTAAGGGGTAATGCACCCTTTACGATGGAGCTTGTCCTCCTTCTCTTTTAACTTAACAGACATTAgcggtattttcttttttttaatggtgCAAGTATTTGAACATTATTTTGAGTTGGTTTTACTTTTATGCCacttttcttttagattttggtAATCAGTTTCACCTGAAgctgaaaataataatcatattaatTAGTTTAATATGAAAAACATTGTACTAACACCACTAATGTTTGTTTTAAGTTCGAAAGAAAATGACTTAATGAAGGGTTGCATTAAGTCATCGATAGTCAACATAAAATTATGtctgattttataaaaaaaatattatattaaaaatcacTAATAATCATCCCAAACTCAGAAAGAAAAGATGAAGGTTTGTGCTAAATCAATTAAAGCAAATGTAAAACCATGTTTTATGTcacttttattttatattttcgtaATTATTTTTACTTAAAACGGATTATGATTTTTACTTAAACTAGAATAATTTTTAGtgactttttttttattgattgattgccTTTTTCAAAAAGTAGCCAAATTATTAATTGGGTCAAGCAAATGATAAGGATTTTGATAGCATTTTTCTTTGATTCCATTCTTAATCATAGTTTTCTTTCATGAAACATGTCATTCTGTCTCTCTCATCTTTTTTTTCCATAAATTTCATGCTACATTGACAATTGAAGGGAATGAGGACTTTTGATTTCCACCATCAATCTTCTATCATATTGTTGGATGTCTATATTTATGATCCGAAATGCGACACCTGTCGTGAAAATTAAGCAATGAAAAAGCCTCCATCATAAGTGAGTTTTCAATTTGTTTTAGACATTGACTTATTTACCTATAAATTGACTTTGACTAGTGACAATTTTGTCGGACACATCTTCGTGTGGAACGTTCGACTTTCTCCTTTTAACTtgttcccatgttgcttgaatttgacTAGTGACAATTTTGTTGGACACACATGAGAGCTTATATAAGCTTGGACACACACACACGAGAGCTGAGGTAGAACTCACTATTAAACATGGGTGGGAGAACTCTTCTTGTCCTCACCTTTTCTCTTACTGTTCTTAGCATTGAGCTTGGGATTTCTCATGGCTGCCGAGAGACGGAGAGGAAAGCCCTCATCGACTTCAAGCGTGGACTTCATGATCCTTCCAATCGTCTCTCTTCCTGGGTCGGCGAGGACTGTTGTGCGTGGGAAGGAGTTGGCTGCAGCAACATCTCTGGTCATGTTATCAAGCTGGATCTTCGAAATAAACGTCGGACGGATCTAACTAAGGACTGCACTCATCAGGAGGTGTACTACTTGTTGGATTATTATCCAAGATCCGAATTGTTGGATGATGATCCAGGATGCAGATGGGCACTGCATGGTGACATAACTCCATCACTGCGTTCTCTCCAACAACTTAGTCACCTGGACTTCAGCGGCAACTATTTTACACATAAACCTATCCCCAAGTTCTTGGGAGCTTTCAGAAGACTAACATATCTTAACCTCTCAGGTGCAGGTTTCGTGGGTAGAGTACCTGACCAGCTCGGAAATCTATCCACTTTGCAGCACCTCGACCTTTCTTATAACTGCTATGGGGATGATGAAGGTGATGACTTCTTCTGCTTGTACCTTGAGAACACGAGATGGATCTCTATGCTCACTTCCCTTCGGCACCTTAACATGAATTGGGTCAATTTGACAAATGCATCCAACTGGTTGCAAGATTTGAACGTGCTCCCACGTGTTCAAGAGATTGAATTAAGTTCTTGTGACTTAGGGACCTTTCCTCGTTCGTTGTCTCATAAAAACTTCACATCTCTCACCACTCTTGATTTACGATACAATGATATAAACTCCACCATACCAGATTGGGTGTTCAATATTACTAGCCTCGAGTTCCTTTATCTTGGTGGGAATGACCTGCATGGATTCTTTCCTGATTCTGTTACAAAGTTAACGTCTCTCAGGGCACTCGACTTGTCTGGGAGTGTGTTCCAAGATGGCTTCATGCAGCTAGCTCCTATATCCAATCTCTGCAAGCTCCAAATTCTCTACCTGAGCCAAGTGCCTATCAATGATGTGCTTGCCAATTTAAAAATGGTTTTCTCTGGATGTCTTAGGAATAGCATGGAGGAATTGTACCTCGGAGGCACCCAACTGAGTGGTTTCTTTCCGGATTGGCTAGGGAACATCAAGAAACTTAAATCTCTTGATCTTTCTATCAACTCCCTCTGTGGATCAGTGCCTGCATCTATCGGGAATCTATCATTGCTGCAACATTTGGATTTAGATTCCAATGATTTGAATGGGACGATTTCGGAAGGCATCGGACAACTGAAGAGCCTTATCTATTTGGATCTCAGTCGTAACTCGTTGAGCTTATCGGAGGTCCAATTGGGTAATCTATCAAGTTTAAGGTATTTGGACATTTCGAACAACTACGACTCGAGAAAAAGTGGTGATTGGATCCTGCCCTTTTCAGTTTCAAGTTCTTTATAtaacattttttttaaatagcCCATTTTCCAAAATGACTTGAGACGTAAAAatcttttcataaattatattttcACTTGCAGGAGTAGGAGTAATAGACATGATTCTCGATGGGCTTCCTTCTAGTCTCGAGCATTTGGATCTTTCTTACAACTCTCTCAATGGATCATTGCCCACATCTCTTGGAAACCTCTCTATGCTACAATCTTTGATTTTAAGTTCCAATTATCTGAATGGGACGTTTCCGGAAGGCATCAAACGGTTGAAGGGCCTCGTCCAATTGGATCTTTACAGTAACTCTTTGAGATTGTCGGAGGACGATCTTGCTAATCTATCAAGTTTGAAATATTTGGATATTTCATATAACTCTATACACTTGAACAAAAGCGATGACTGGATCCCTCCCTTTCAACTTAACACCCTTCTCATGAGATTCTGCCAAATACTGCCCATTCCCCATTTTCCGAAATGGCTCCGAACCCAAACCATTCTTCGTCAACTACAATTGTCAAGTGCAGGTATCAAAGACTTGTTTTTCGATAGGCTTCCTTCTAGTCTTGAGTATTTGGATCTTTCTTATAACTCTCTCCATGGATCACAACTTGTATCTCTTGGAAACCTCTCTATGCTACGATATTTGAATTTAGGATCCAACACTTTGAATGGGATGCTTCCGGAAGGCATCAAACGGTTGAAGGGCCTCGTCCAATTGGATCTCTACAATAACTCGTTGAGCTTATCGGAGGACGACCTTGCTAAACTATCAAGTTTGAAATATTTGGACATTTCATACAACTCTATACGCTTGAACAAAAGCGATAATTGGATCCCTCCCTTTCAACTTAACACCCTTCTCATGAGATTCTGCCAAATACTGCCCATTCCCCATTTTCCGAAATGGCTCCGAACCCAAACCATTCTTCGTCAACTACAATTGTCAAGTGCAGGTATCAAAGACATGTTTTTCGAAAGGCTTCCTTCTAGTCTTGAGTATTTGGATCTTTCTTACAACTCTCTCCATGGATCATTGCCCGCATCTCTTGGAAACCTCTTTATGCTACAATCTTTGATTTTATATTCCAATTATCTTAATGGGATGTTTCCGGAAGGCATCAAACGGTTGAAGAATCTCGTCCATTTGGATCTCTACAATAACTCTTTGAGCTTATCAGAGGATGACCTTGCTAATCTATCAAGTTTGAAAGATTTGGACATTTCATATAACTCTATACACTTGAACAAAAGTGATGACTGGATCCCTTCCTTTCAGCTTAACACACTTTATATGCCATTCTGCCAAATTCTACCTACACCCCATTTTCCAAAATGGCTTCGAACACAAATAACTCTTGGTGAATTAGATTTATCAAATACAGGTATGAAAGAAACGATTCCCAACTGGCTTCCATCCAGTCTCGAGTATTTGGATCTCTCTAATAATATGATTGGCGGTGATGTACCAATTTATCTTTCAAATCTAACTACGTTGGATCTCAGCAATAATTCGTTATCAGGACATCTTCCTCCAAAAATATCAATCATGATGCCAAGTCTGGAATATTTGTCTCTCTCCGACAATAATATTATGGGTGAAATGCCACAATTCTTTCCAAAAATCTCAAACACAATGTCAAGTTTACGATGGTTCGATCTATCTGCCAATAATCTGAGTGGTGGCATCCCCTTCTCTTTTTGTCGAATCAAGTCTTTGGTAGTGCTTAGGCTTTCTAAAAATAATTTGTCAGGGAAGCTTCCTAATTGCTGGAAAAATTCTTCAAATTTAGTTATCTTAGACTTATCAAGCAACAAATTACAAGGAGGACTTCCTGACTCCCTCAGCAATTTACAAACTCTACAGTCACTACATCTGAGCTACAATAATTTTATGGGACAAATCCCTCTTTCTTTCAGAAATTTTACCGGATTGGTTACTCTTGATCTGGCTCACAACAAATTCTTCGGCAATATACCAAATTGGATTGGAGAAAGCCTACCATACTTAAGGACTTTCAACTTACGCTCGAATGCCTTTACTGGCAGCATTCCTCGGTTATCTCATCTTACATCTCTTCAGATAGTGGATCTCTCGAATAATCATCTTTCGGGAATAATACCAAACAGCTTTGGCAATTTTAGTGCGTTGAAAGGCTCTCCTTCAAAGGATTTGTACTTTCATAATATTTACTATGAGGATTACATGTGGCTCTTCACAAAAGGAAGCGAACTCGAATACAACACCATGCTACTTTCAATCGACACAGTCATTGATCTCTCCAACAATGGTTTATCCGGTTGCATCCCTAGAGAGTTGGAAAATTTGCATGGTCTGCGGAGCTTAAATCTATCTGGGAATTACCTAACAGGGGAGATACCAAGCAACATTGATGGAATGCAACTACTAGAAATTCTCGACCTCTCAAGAAACAATCTCTCGGGTATAATTCCTTCGACCTTGGCAGATTTAAATTTCttgaatgatttgaacttgtcatATAATAATCTCTCGGGTAAAATCCCCACCGGAAGCCAATTGCAAACTTTAACCGATCCATCTATCTATGCTGGCAACCCAAATCTTTGTGGCCTTC of the Musa acuminata AAA Group cultivar baxijiao chromosome BXJ3-2, Cavendish_Baxijiao_AAA, whole genome shotgun sequence genome contains:
- the LOC135631577 gene encoding receptor-like protein EIX1 — translated: MGGRTLLVLTFSLTVLSIELGISHGCRETERKALIDFKRGLHDPSNRLSSWVGEDCCAWEGVGCSNISGHVIKLDLRNKRRTDLTKDCTHQEVYYLLDYYPRSELLDDDPGCRWALHGDITPSLRSLQQLSHLDFSGNYFTHKPIPKFLGAFRRLTYLNLSGAGFVGRVPDQLGNLSTLQHLDLSYNCYGDDEGDDFFCLYLENTRWISMLTSLRHLNMNWVNLTNASNWLQDLNVLPRVQEIELSSCDLGTFPRSLSHKNFTSLTTLDLRYNDINSTIPDWVFNITSLEFLYLGGNDLHGFFPDSVTKLTSLRALDLSGSVFQDGFMQLAPISNLCKLQILYLSQVPINDVLANLKMVFSGCLRNSMEELYLGGTQLSGFFPDWLGNIKKLKSLDLSINSLCGSVPASIGNLSLLQHLDLDSNDLNGTISEGIGQLKSLIYLDLSRNSLSLSEVQLGNLSSLRNFTGLVTLDLAHNKFFGNIPNWIGESLPYLRTFNLRSNAFTGSIPRLSHLTSLQIVDLSNNHLSGIIPNSFGNFSALKGSPSKDLYFHNIYYEDYMWLFTKGSELEYNTMLLSIDTVIDLSNNGLSGCIPRELENLHGLRSLNLSGNYLTGEIPSNIDGMQLLEILDLSRNNLSGIIPSTLADLNFLNDLNLSYNNLSGKIPTGSQLQTLTDPSIYAGNPNLCGLPLPKNCTVNITKTDGEGQNEDSSESRMETLWLYTSITLGFITGFWVICGSLLLRRTWRITYFRATDNMFDKLYVVMVVTVAKYKRKL
- the LOC135630909 gene encoding receptor-like protein EIX2 — protein: MGGRTPLVVLTFSLAVLSIELGISHGCRETERKALIDFKRGLHDPSNRLSSWVGEDCCAWEGVGCSNISGHVIKLDLRNRRRTYLTEDCTHQEVYYDPGCKWAVRGDMTPSLRSLQQLSHLDLSGNYFTHKPIPKFLGAFRRLTYLNLSGAGFMGRIPDQLGNLSTLQHLDLSYNCYGDDEDGGFFCLYLENTRWISMLTSLRHLNMTGVRFTNAANWFQDLNALPHIQEIELSSCELGTFPRSLSHANFTSLTTLDLRYNDINSTIPDWVFNITSLEFLYLGGNEIYGFFPNSIAKLTSLKALDLFGSMFQDDFMRLAPISNLCKLQILDLSYVPINDVLANLKMVFSGCLRNSMEELYLGGTQLSGFFPDWLGNIKKLKSLDLSFNSLCGSVPASIGNLSLLQHLVLYSNDLNGTISEGIGQLKSLVDLDLYNNSLSLSEDDLVNLSSLKYLDISYNFIELNKSDDWIPPFQLQSLSMDFCQIGPTPQFPKWLRTQTILRRLQLSNAGIKDMFFDRLPSSLEYLDLSYNSLNGSLPASLGNLSMLRYLILRSNYLSGMFPEGIKRLKGLVYLNLYNNSLSLSEDGLANLSSLKILDISYNSIHLNKSDEWIPPFQLNRLYMQFCQILPTPHFPKWFRTQTTFGELDLSNTGMKETIPNWLPSGLEYLDLSNNMIGMIGGDVPYYFPNLTVLDLSNNSLSGYLPPKISIMMPSLEYLSLSDNKITGEMPQFFPKLRYLFLSNNSFSGNLPPRISNTMPSLRWFDLSTNNMSGHIPFSYCRSSNLERLQLSENNLSGEVPKCWKNSSNLLLLDLSSNKLVGGVPDSLCNLQTLESLHLSHNNLSGPIPHCLKSCTELATLDLGHNNFIGNIPTWIGESLLYLKTLSLRSNAFTGNIPQLSSLPYIRILDLSNNNLSGTIPQSFGDFSALKGAHAYHCCYFNNNTLSVEYMWLFVKGSEIKYTTTRQLSIDTLIDLSNNNLSGNIPEELGNLHGLRSLNLSGNYLTGQIPRSIDEMKQLEVLDLSRNNLSGVIPSGLASLNFLNQLNLSYNNLSGRIPTGYQLQTFTDPSIYAGNPNLCGPPLPKNCTVNITKADEEEQNDDSFESRIKTIWLYTSITLGFIIGFWAICGSLLLLRTWRIAYFHAIDNIFDKLYVVIVVTMAKYKRKLR
- the LOC135631504 gene encoding uncharacterized protein LOC135631504, translated to MEIPYQEKFLLLDPSPSPDPPHGYRPFLEFCSHESFYRKGSREGFTNVKCNWLVGCRQAVKIHPCAFFGRSQQFCSNRATSLTYVGETKTYLILRRRFGRARRRYGSFLSPVKEPDLSSSLLQTHR